The following is a genomic window from Sebastes fasciatus isolate fSebFas1 chromosome 15, fSebFas1.pri, whole genome shotgun sequence.
ttaaattctatttgaaaatgcagtttaaaaaataataattggaTTCACAAATTGAATTAAGGAAACAGGTTTTTAactttttgtaaatccctttttaatttgaactatttattgatggattaatatttcatttgtaaattctttttataattcttctttttattgcccattaaaatgtcaaataattcaTTGATTAATAAATCACTCCCCTTGCTTTTCTGATCTacataaattcataactttacaggCAGTCAGATATAGGGCAGCACagacatataaaaataaaatattctgaTCCCACATTGACATTTAAGATATCAAAAGAGGCGTTGCAAGatgtacatatttcatatttacttatgtttctctacatatattgtttatattgtagcattatgcaCATATTATAGCATAAtatacatgttacatactcctttatttccatttctttatgtttatataagagtAACTGTAACGCCCTGAATTTcccccagggatcaataaagtatttctgattctgatgtcaAAGCATGTCAAGGACAAAGATTTAAAGTTAAACAGATTTTAATAAACACTAAAATATACATCTGATATTTTCACAGGGCAAAATCTGACTCACAAAACTTCAAACATTATCATTTCTTCTAGGTTAAATTCTCAGTAACAACAGGCCTATGAAACGATGGATCAGCTAAGGAAGATTATTTTTGTTTCACTGGGTTTGGACAGCAGACAATAGAATTCCTGCTAATGACTGCCCACCAACACATTGACTTATCATCAGTCGCTTCTTTATAGAAAGGTTTATAGGATAGACCCACAAACTGGTTTACATTGGATTTCTGCACAGCATTAcaaaaatgaattattaataataatccttTATGCATCAATTATACAATTGTGAGTCAATCACTCAAAATCAAAAACCACCCCGAGCATCTTCTTTTCATTCGCTGTCATTGCTGTCACTGTCTGAATACGCCCCCAGCAGGCTGAGAGACGACGACCCATTTTGTGTGGTAACAGGCTTAGAGGCATTCATGGAGCCAGCTGTAGATGCCTTTGAATCTGTAAAACAACATACACAATCATTGTGCCTTCCAAATCACATGTAAACCTTTGATTGAGAATGTGAACAAGCagcaaaagaaaatagaaatcttAAATGTACAAAAAGGAAACATGTGTGCTCATAGGAACACGAGTGAGGAGAGTAAATAAATCATAGAAACTAACTAATGTCTACGATTTCAGAGTCAAGCTATACAAGGTTTTCATGTAAGATGTAAGAGATGCTGATATGTTACCTGTTTGTGAAGTGGGAGCAGCAGCTGTGGCTGCTGCCACTGGACTGGGTTTGTTGACAGCTGCTGCCACTGGACTGGGTTTGTTGACAGCTGCTGCCACTGGACTGGGTTTGTtgacagctgctgctggtttctTTCGCACGACCAGAGACCCCAGTGCCCCTTTACTGCCCAGCGTACCCACACTCCTCTCCCAGCTCTCCACCTTGGCCCTCTTCACTCCTCCAGCTGAGGCTTCCTGTGGAAACACAGCATGAGACAAGATAGGATGGcttcttagttttttttttgtattttcatctTTATTAACGTCAACAATGTATGCGTGCAATCAGTTTGTGATTTTATCTCATTAACATCAGCCTCACTGTTTACTGTTCACTCTCCTAAAGCCATATCAGAGGAGATTAAGTAACAGTTTCTACTGTTGCTAGTTCATATTAAAAGTGTTCTACTGGTGAAACGCGGGGTAGGGATGAGACGATATAGTATTTTATTGCGGATCGTGATAAAAACACTCACAATAATTTGATTGTGGTAACTGTCCCTTATCGGAAAAATCGTGAATATCTTTGTTTGCGATCTGTTTATAGGAATTTTCTTATACACAACATAACATTGGGCAATGGCATATGATACAATACCAATACATATGAATCCTCCCAAAATATAGGATTAACAGCAAGTCAGAGTCATGAagccaaagacaaaaaaaaaggacaaaaatgaaaaaagaaagaattaaaaaaagaaagaattaacaataatatatttttaaaaaattaactacttgcaaaagccaaaacaaaatgaagaaaacaagaattaaaataaataaataaacatgaatacCTCTACTGAAAAAGCCGTCTAGCtcgtcattatttatttatcctttgTTTATGCAGGGGGGTCGTATGATTTATGATTACCTTATTtaagattgtttgtttttcattaaaaGGGTGTTCACTAAAAAAAGATGTGTCCTATCTGTGATGtaataaaatgtttgtttgtttgttgtatatTTTAGTGCCATTTAAGTgagttttaagcatattttgatgattaaCGGGATAATATTGTGAATCACAATGAATTTGGTCAGGATAATTGTGACATGCCTAACACAGGGtgacttttactgtgaagcagtcATTGGAAACTCAATGTATTTGTCACTAAGCTCAGAGAAATGGTCCTTTTTGGGCGTTGTTTGACTGTggatcagttttaaatgttGCACGGCCGAGAAGGTACAGTGAGAGAACAAGCACAATGAGCTGTTGGATAAAGAATCGCATGCAACAGGATTGAAATCTTGAGGCTTTTGACTTTAAATTGGGTAAAACCATGACAAATATTTGCAAATGTCATTGCTCTGAATACACctattcacacacatacatacctgTGCCTCTGTGGGTTTGACAGTGGTGAGGATGTCTGTTGGTTTGTCTGGGCTGAGTTTCTTTGACTGCGAGCTGctgcccccctcctcctccttctctgaaTCAGAGTCAGAATCTCTGAGTCTTTTCACAAGGGCACGATCCAACATCTCTCTGTGAAACAATTCATACATACGTCTTGATTACGTTTTTAATGACTATTGCTCAGAGTTCCGTCTGATTATGAGAGGAATACACATAACAAAACTCAttcagaaacatacaatgcaGAGATTAAAGTTCCTATGCATCTGTAGCATTTGTTATAGTCTTTAGATGGCTGTCAGTGTTggatatttataattattctagtAAATacgttttttattttcagtacACTTGAAAAATTTAACATTCTTTAACTACTCATTGTCTATTCAAACCTTCCTCACTCACTTTGTCTCTAGCTCATCCTCTTCTTTCtccctttccttctctctcttctctaaaTCTCTGTAGCGGTCGATCATCCCCTCAAAGTCCACCTGAGCCTGCCTCTGGTTCAGCTCCTTCAGCTCCTGGAGGTTCTCCAgaacctccatctccatcttggaaTCCTTTGTGCGGTTCTCCAACACCTGGTAGAGGATTGGGAAATCATCAACTCTTCATTCCTACTGgcaattaaaacaataacagtaaattacattttaaacactGACCTTCATGGGATTGTTcagctcctcttcttctctctcaagTTGgactctcttctcctcctcctcaatcaGTTTCTCTGCCTGGAAGTTTCGTGTTGCACCGTGCTCCATGGCATAGTCTGTGTTCTCTGGGTCGGTCTATAATCACAACATGTGACAAATAAAGTGTGAGAAACTATTATATGCATAACGCTGGAGATGTTTCTTTCAGAAAATAGCACAGACACAGCTCTATATTTACCTCTGTTCCATTTCAATATATATCACAGTGATAATCAGTGCATTAAATACGCTCACCTTAAATGTAATCTCAGCAAGACATCGAGTACATTTGATGTAGAAACGGAAGATGGGTAGACCCATGTACAGCTCATTCATTACAGTCTCTTTGCGTGCATTGAACTTCTTTCCCTTGTAGATGTATTCGCCACATGTTTTACACCTGCAAACAACCAGAGAGGCAacgctgatgacatcacagtcaCAGGACCCATTTACAGAAGCCTGAAAGTGCTTGTCGCTAAGAGGTAACCAGGTTCCTTGCAAATACAACCAGACTCTAAGAAACCGTTTTTTcccttcaaatgaaacaagcCATCCAAGACTCCTGCCAGGATAACAGACTCTTTAACCCTGCATCCCTTCTCTTCTTCACTAAACCACTATTCAATTCAAATAAGCATAATACTAAGCATGTAGAGTTTGCTGTCACTTTGTCCTGAGATCCTGGGTGTAAATATGTGACAACTTAACTGTACTATGCTGATGTTTGTGTATTGAAAACAGATCATTTAACCCTGTAATGAAACTCCATCCTCTGCCACACCAGCTGTGTCCTGTGtggcaataaaaatattgtggaGCCATGGATCAAACAGACATACCTCATATTGAATGGAGCCATCAATCTGACGACATACTGACGATCTTTTGGGAGTTTAAGTTTGGGGATTTTGGATGGATCAAAATCCGGGGGGTAGTATTtctgtggaagaaaaaaaacggaGTGAGTAACTGAAAATGTAGTAACtgttagtagtaatagtagtagtagtagtggtggtagtggtagtggtagtggtagtagtagtagcagtagtagtctagtagtagtagtagtagtagtggtagtagtggtggtagtggtagtggtagtggtagtagcagtagtagtctagtagtagtagtagtagtggtagtagcagtagtagctgtagtagtagtagtagtagtagttgttgttgtagtggtggtagtggtagttgtagtagtagtagcagtagtagtagtggtggtagtagcagtagtagtagtggtggtagtagcagtagtagtagtggtaatagcagtagtagtagtagtagtagtagtggtagtagcagtagtagtagtagtagtagctgtagtagtagtagtagtagtagtagcagtagtagctgttgtagtggtagttgtagtagtagtagtagtagtagtagtagtggcaatagcagtagtagtagtagtggtaatagcagtagtagtagtagtggtaatagcagtagtagtagtagtggtaatagcagcagtagtagtagtagtagtagtagtagtagtagtagtggtaatagcagtagtagtagtagtggtaatagcagtagtagtagtagtggtaatagcagcagtagtagtggtaatagtagtagtagtagtagtagtagtagtagcagtaatagtagtgatagtagtgacaGCAATGGAGTTTGATTTCTACAGAAAGTAAATGTAGTTGTAACACATACAGTAGTTCAGATGTCGTAAGTGAACAGTTGAAACAAACCTAGCAACCCCCCGTTCACTAGGAAATACTGTAACCTTAGTTACCATCGCTGATAACACCACGCTGAGCTtcaaagctaacgttagcctgttTGGTTAcatgttttaaactgttttaaacgTTACTAACAGAGGCAACACTGTTCATATACTTACATTTAACACTTTTCTTTCGGACATTGTTGCTTTTGCTGGAAACCCAACGAGGAGAATGAAATAATCAGATTATTACAGTGCTAGCTAGCTGCTCGTACACTTCCGGttatctcttcttcttcttctttggggtTTTACGGCACTTCCGGTTGTCTCATCATTAGTTGCCCCCCTGCGGCATGGGTGAGTaactacaacaacaaccgaAAAAATATTCCTGAACTGACTACAAAATACAGGAAGACAAGGATATAATATGACAAATAGAGACAATTACAgggaagtaaaaataaataataataataaataaataaatgaatt
Proteins encoded in this region:
- the yju2 gene encoding splicing factor YJU2 isoform X2: MSERKVLNKYYPPDFDPSKIPKLKLPKDRQYVVRLMAPFNMRCKTCGEYIYKGKKFNARKETVMNELYMGLPIFRFYIKCTRCLAEITFKTDPENTDYAMEHGATRNFQAEKLIEEEEKRVQLEREEEELNNPMKVLENRTKDSKMEMEVLENLQELKELNQRQAQVDFEGMIDRYRDLEKREKEREKEEDELETKEMLDRALVKRLRDSDSDSEKEEEGGSSSQSKKLSPDKPTDILTTVKPTEAQEASAGGVKRAKVESWERSVGTLGSKGALGSLVVRKKPAAAVNKPSPVAAAVNKPMAAATAAAPTSQTDSKASTAGSMNASKPVTTQNGSSSLSLLGAYSDSDSNDSE
- the yju2 gene encoding splicing factor YJU2 isoform X1; the protein is MSERKVLNKYYPPDFDPSKIPKLKLPKDRQYVVRLMAPFNMRCKTCGEYIYKGKKFNARKETVMNELYMGLPIFRFYIKCTRCLAEITFKTDPENTDYAMEHGATRNFQAEKLIEEEEKRVQLEREEEELNNPMKVLENRTKDSKMEMEVLENLQELKELNQRQAQVDFEGMIDRYRDLEKREKEREKEEDELETKEMLDRALVKRLRDSDSDSEKEEEGGSSSQSKKLSPDKPTDILTTVKPTEAQEASAGGVKRAKVESWERSVGTLGSKGALGSLVVRKKPAAAVNKPSPVAAAVNKPSPVAAAVNKPSPVAAATAAAPTSQTDSKASTAGSMNASKPVTTQNGSSSLSLLGAYSDSDSNDSE